AGGAGGTACTTGGTGAAATCGAGACCCATATTAGGCCGCCTCCACCTCAATGACTGGCTTTGCCTCATTATAGGCGCGCCTAACTGCCTCCAGGTTCTGGTTAAGCACATTGCCGCGTATGAATTCCCTTAATGAGTCGATTATCGATTGTAGGCTGATTAGTCCAGTTGCCTTAGCGAATGCTCCAAGCATTGGGGTATTCACGACATGCCACCCAGCTATAACTAGTCCGAGATCCTCGGCTATTTGATTGGCATTAACCCAATGAGCGGGGAGCGGCGTCTTTATAGGCGCCGGGGAATTAATTATTAATTGCGTTTCCCTTGATTTGGCGTAATCCATTATATTGATTTGATTAAGTATGGTGTGGGTGAGGATCATTATTATATCAGCCCTCTTTATCGCGCTATGCAGTATCACGGGCTCAGTCCCTATCCGGGCATACGACTTAACTATGGCTCCGCGCCGTTCCGCGCCGAATTCAGGCATTGCTTGTCCCCATTTTCCCTCCTTCATTGCAGCTGAAACTAGGATCCTGGCGGCGGTCACCCCTCCCTGCCCGCCCCGTCCAAGGATTAATATATCCGTTATACCCATGATTGTCGCTCTATCATTTCTCAATGGTCTTATAAATTTTTCTCCGGAGATATTTTTAATGCTATTTTGGAATATCTATAATATTTATAGAATCCAAGAAAACCCCATGCGATGACTCCTCATCGATGCGGCATCAAGGAAAGCAAGCGGGGCCAATAAATGCATGCGCCGCCCATTTTGAGGCATATGGATTAGACCTCAAAATAAGGTTTAATAGCGGTACCTGGGTTAGTGCTATATGACTAAGTTCATTTTTATCACGGGAGGAGTATTAAGCGGTGTTGGGAAGGGGGTAACCACATCATCAATAGCTAAGATATTGCAGATGAGGGGCCTCACGGTTACTGCTGTTAAGATTGATCCATATCTCAACGTTGATGCCGGCACAATGAATCCATTTGCTCACGGCGAGGTGTTCGTAACCATGGATGGCGGCGAAACGGATCTGGATCTTGGCCACTATGAGCGATTCCTAGACATTGAGCTAAGCAAGGATCATAATATAACCTCCGGCCAGATATACTTGAAGGTTATAAGGGATGAGCGGGAGGGCAAGTATCTTGGGCAAACCGTTCAATTGATTCCCCACGTCACCGATGAAATCAAGAGAAGAATAAGGCTGGTCGCCGAGGAGTCCGGCGCTGATGTTGTGCTAGTGGAGATAGGGGGAACAGTGGGCGATTATGAGGGCCTGGCATTCCTCGAGGCCATTAGGCAAATGCGCCTTGAGGAGGATGGCAACGTCATGTTCATTCATGTGGCCCTAGTCCCAGTGCTGGAGACAACCGATGAGTTCAAGACAAAGCCCCTCCAGCACAGCGTGATGGAGTTGAGGAGAGTCGGCATTCAGCCTGACGCG
The sequence above is a segment of the Thermocladium sp. ECH_B genome. Coding sequences within it:
- a CDS encoding pyruvate oxidoreductase subunit gamma, yielding MGITDILILGRGGQGGVTAARILVSAAMKEGKWGQAMPEFGAERRGAIVKSYARIGTEPVILHSAIKRADIIMILTHTILNQINIMDYAKSRETQLIINSPAPIKTPLPAHWVNANQIAEDLGLVIAGWHVVNTPMLGAFAKATGLISLQSIIDSLREFIRGNVLNQNLEAVRRAYNEAKPVIEVEAA